TAAAGGACTATCGTTTATAATTATAAATAATTATTTTGAATCCACAACCGACAATTTAAGTATATATGTCGCTTAACCAACATTACACTACATATGTGTTGTTTAAGTTTTAAAAAACAAACAAGGAGAAATAATAATGTCTATTAAAAATACAAATGATCCACGTGTAAAACGCACAAGACAACTCATACAGGATGCTTTTGTCGCTTTAGTAGGCGAAAAGGGCTTTGAAAATGTAACTGTACAACATATCGCTGAGCGTGCCCCTGTAAATCGTGCCACATTTTATAGTCATTACCATGATAAATATGATTTATTAGAGAAAAGCATAGAAGAAATGTTAGAAAAACTAGCCGAAGTAATTAAACCAAAAAAGCGAAATAAGGAAGATTTTCAGCTCACATTTGACTCACCGCATCCGACTTTTTTAGCTTTATTTGAACATATTGCAGAAAATGCTAACTTCTATAACGTTATGCTTGGTGATAAAGCAGCGGGAAACTACTCTTATAAAATGATGAAAACAATCCAAACACATTTAACATTAAGCTTATCTATTTCTCAGCCAGATGATGAAGAACTAATGGTTCCACGTGATATTCTTATTAGTTATGTCACAGGTGCTCATATCGGAATGATTATGTCATGGCTAAAAAAAGGCATGATTTACACGCCACATTTTATGGCGATGCAGTTAACACGTCTAATTATTTTAGGAGCTCATGCTGCAGCTGGATTAGAAAAACCTTTTTAAAAATGCAAAAAGCGAAGGAGATCCTCCTTCGCTTTTTCTTATTAATTAAATGTAATGTTATGTACAGTCTCTTTATCAAGACGCTTAATAACTTCTACAATTAACTTCACTGCATTTTCATAATCATCACGATGTAACATCGCCGCATGAGAATGTA
The DNA window shown above is from Bacillus clarus and carries:
- a CDS encoding TetR/AcrR family transcriptional regulator — encoded protein: MSIKNTNDPRVKRTRQLIQDAFVALVGEKGFENVTVQHIAERAPVNRATFYSHYHDKYDLLEKSIEEMLEKLAEVIKPKKRNKEDFQLTFDSPHPTFLALFEHIAENANFYNVMLGDKAAGNYSYKMMKTIQTHLTLSLSISQPDDEELMVPRDILISYVTGAHIGMIMSWLKKGMIYTPHFMAMQLTRLIILGAHAAAGLEKPF